From bacterium, the proteins below share one genomic window:
- the nth gene encoding endonuclease III: MFWPYAVISHAITGNDRRKKRGDHVKSSGKSKVWSDEKKEKLLTVFETLYPNPQSELCFRNDYELLISVILSAQCTDKKVNEVTPELFKEYPSFAELSTARISHIERIIRQVNYFKTKSRNIIKTAKRVESEFSSRVPIERKHLESLPGVGRKTANVILSEKGIEPAFPVDTHVYRVSRRLKLATRKNREAVEEQVKAKFEPQYWRNLHHWLIFHGRRVCKAQRPLCVSCSINALCPSKDTADS; the protein is encoded by the coding sequence ATATTTTGGCCCTACGCCGTAATCTCGCACGCTATCACGGGAAATGATAGAAGAAAAAAAAGAGGAGATCACGTGAAGAGTTCCGGAAAATCAAAAGTATGGAGTGATGAAAAGAAAGAGAAGCTCCTTACTGTATTTGAAACACTCTATCCGAATCCACAATCAGAGCTCTGTTTCCGTAACGACTATGAGCTACTGATCTCGGTTATTCTGTCGGCCCAATGCACTGATAAAAAAGTAAATGAAGTTACTCCCGAACTTTTCAAGGAATATCCCAGCTTTGCAGAGCTCTCAACAGCACGCATATCACACATTGAACGTATAATCAGACAAGTGAATTATTTTAAGACAAAATCTCGTAATATTATAAAAACAGCCAAGCGAGTAGAAAGCGAGTTCTCAAGTAGAGTTCCTATTGAAAGAAAGCACTTAGAAAGCCTACCTGGTGTTGGCCGAAAAACCGCAAACGTCATCCTCTCAGAAAAGGGAATCGAACCTGCCTTCCCTGTTGATACTCATGTATATCGGGTCTCTCGAAGATTAAAGCTTGCTACTCGAAAGAATCGTGAAGCAGTAGAAGAGCAGGTTAAAGCAAAATTTGAGCCGCAGTATTGGCGGAATCTCCATCACTGGCTTATTTTTCATGGGAGAAGAGTATGCAAAGCGCAAAGGCCGCTCTGTGTGAGTTGCTCAATTAACGCTCTGTGCCCCTCAAAGGATACGGCAGACTCATAA
- a CDS encoding Si-specific NAD(P)(+) transhydrogenase: MFFLVFLQFFTFCSPLNLPTVFGMVREAEEEFDYDLLVIGSGPGGQKAAIQAAKIGKRVAIIDYNPYVGGVCLHDGTIPSKSFREAILHLSGYRERTHYGRAYRVKNQVQMSDLTKRSAWITAEIEQTVRAQLLRNGIDVIEGIGSFMSEHEVRVKRESKEEIITGKYIIIATGTRPRRPEGFEYDGKIILDSDGILHMDSIPKSICIVGGGVIGCEYGSMFSALGIKVTIVEALDRLLGFIERELVDNLVYTLRAQKATIITSDRVTRTAVSPDGRAITYLESGKRIVSQKLLISAGRIPNVEKLNLELLKITTDERGYIPVNDSYQTSVPHIYAVGDVVGSPALASTALEQGRMAACHAFNLAETQTPQILPFGIFTVPEIGTVGENEQQLSEKKVPYEIGIARYSEVDKGRIVGDTTGVLKILFHRHTRKVLGVHIIGHEATEHIHFGQLIIAFEGTIDHIAHNIFNYPSICQAYKTAALDGLNKVIATQNLPDELRDKDAVRSLIN, from the coding sequence TTGTTCTTTCTCGTATTTCTTCAGTTTTTCACCTTTTGTTCTCCTCTGAACCTGCCGACTGTTTTCGGTATGGTGAGAGAAGCAGAAGAAGAGTTCGACTACGACCTCTTGGTTATTGGTAGCGGTCCAGGCGGGCAAAAAGCTGCGATTCAAGCGGCTAAAATTGGCAAGCGAGTTGCCATTATCGACTATAATCCTTATGTCGGTGGCGTATGCCTCCACGACGGCACCATCCCAAGCAAGTCATTCCGAGAAGCGATCCTTCACCTGAGTGGCTACAGAGAGCGAACTCATTACGGCAGAGCCTATCGCGTCAAGAATCAGGTACAGATGTCTGACCTGACGAAGCGCAGTGCTTGGATTACTGCTGAGATTGAACAAACAGTTCGCGCACAACTGCTACGAAATGGCATTGATGTCATTGAAGGTATTGGCTCATTTATGAGCGAACACGAAGTTCGAGTCAAAAGAGAATCAAAAGAAGAAATTATTACTGGTAAATATATCATAATCGCTACCGGTACGCGCCCACGAAGGCCTGAAGGCTTTGAATACGATGGAAAGATTATTCTTGATAGCGATGGCATTTTGCATATGGATTCTATTCCGAAGAGCATTTGTATCGTTGGCGGTGGAGTCATTGGGTGTGAATATGGCTCTATGTTCTCGGCTCTCGGTATTAAGGTAACTATCGTCGAAGCCCTTGATCGTCTGCTTGGATTTATAGAGCGAGAACTGGTAGATAATCTCGTATATACGCTGCGTGCTCAGAAAGCGACGATCATTACGAGTGACCGAGTGACACGAACTGCAGTATCTCCAGACGGTCGAGCGATCACTTACCTAGAAAGCGGAAAAAGAATAGTCTCTCAAAAACTCTTAATATCAGCAGGACGGATCCCAAATGTTGAGAAGCTGAATCTCGAGCTGCTGAAGATTACGACCGACGAACGGGGATATATACCGGTAAATGATTCCTATCAAACATCCGTTCCGCATATTTATGCCGTAGGTGATGTTGTTGGTTCTCCAGCTCTTGCCTCGACCGCCCTCGAGCAAGGTCGAATGGCGGCGTGTCATGCATTTAACCTAGCGGAGACTCAAACGCCGCAGATACTCCCCTTTGGAATATTTACCGTTCCCGAGATAGGAACTGTTGGAGAGAATGAGCAACAATTAAGCGAGAAAAAAGTCCCTTATGAAATCGGAATTGCTCGTTACAGCGAAGTTGATAAAGGACGAATTGTAGGTGATACCACCGGAGTGCTAAAAATTCTCTTCCATCGACATACTCGAAAAGTTCTCGGAGTCCATATCATCGGGCACGAAGCAACAGAGCATATTCACTTTGGGCAACTCATTATCGCATTTGAAGGTACCATTGATCATATTGCTCATAATATCTTCAACTATCCAAGTATTTGTCAGGCATATAAAACTGCCGCACTCGATGGACTCAATAAAGTGATTGCCACCCAAAATCTTCCTGATGAGCTCCGCGATAAAGACGCGGTGCGCTCACTCATCAATTGA
- the panB gene encoding 3-methyl-2-oxobutanoate hydroxymethyltransferase: MAPSKLNGCKIPDKRTVPHIIERKGSDKPLVALTSYDYTSAKLIDAAGEVDIILVGDSLGSVVQGHPNTLPVELEEIGYHTRCVVRGVVHALVIADMPFMSYQISPEQALENAGYLMKQAGAHAVKLEGGRSMQTTISRLVQVDIPVCGHIGLTPQSYHRMGGHRLQGRSTSANRAQTTATEVIEDALAVEEAGAFALVLEGIPAELAEQITERISIPTIGIGAGPACDGQILVINDLLGLQPDFAPRFVKRYRELGTEIMNAVSEYANEVRSHTFPAAKHSVYEDTSKKVRLAKQ; encoded by the coding sequence ATGGCCCCATCAAAACTTAACGGGTGTAAGATTCCCGATAAGAGAACTGTTCCTCATATCATAGAAAGAAAAGGCTCTGACAAGCCGCTCGTTGCGCTCACAAGCTATGATTATACGAGCGCTAAGCTGATTGATGCAGCGGGAGAAGTTGACATTATTCTTGTCGGCGATTCCCTGGGTTCTGTTGTACAAGGACACCCCAATACTCTTCCCGTTGAACTAGAAGAAATCGGATATCATACAAGATGCGTGGTTCGTGGAGTGGTGCATGCGCTTGTGATCGCTGACATGCCGTTCATGTCTTATCAGATATCTCCAGAACAAGCCTTAGAAAATGCGGGGTATCTTATGAAGCAGGCAGGTGCGCATGCAGTGAAGCTTGAAGGTGGACGTTCTATGCAGACGACTATTAGTCGATTAGTTCAAGTAGATATTCCCGTTTGTGGTCACATAGGGCTGACTCCGCAATCGTATCATCGAATGGGGGGGCATAGACTACAGGGAAGAAGTACCTCTGCGAATCGAGCACAAACAACAGCAACAGAAGTTATAGAAGATGCTCTTGCTGTGGAAGAGGCAGGAGCATTTGCCTTAGTTTTGGAGGGAATTCCCGCTGAACTTGCCGAACAGATTACTGAACGGATTTCTATCCCTACGATTGGGATCGGAGCGGGACCTGCTTGCGATGGGCAGATTCTCGTTATCAATGATCTCCTAGGGCTTCAACCAGACTTTGCTCCGCGATTTGTAAAAAGATATCGTGAATTGGGAACAGAGATCATGAATGCGGTTTCTGAGTATGCGAATGAGGTTCGTTCGCACACCTTTCCGGCAGCGAAGCATTCAGTCTATGAGGACACCAGTAAAAAGGTTCGGCTAGCGAAGCAATAG
- a CDS encoding aspartate 1-decarboxylase, with product MFHKVLKAKIHRATVTHADLHYEGSITIPPDLLEASGIAEYEAVNIWNVTSGTRFETYAIVGVPDSRDIAVNGAAAHLVTPGDIVIIAAFTYLSPEALSIHKPNLVFVNEQNEIQELRDEVPGPQEPPRIFRV from the coding sequence ATGTTTCATAAGGTGTTGAAGGCAAAAATACACAGAGCAACGGTTACTCATGCAGATTTACACTACGAGGGAAGCATTACGATTCCTCCCGATCTGCTTGAGGCATCAGGAATAGCTGAATACGAAGCTGTCAATATTTGGAATGTGACATCAGGTACTCGGTTTGAGACATATGCGATAGTTGGAGTTCCTGATTCTCGGGATATAGCGGTCAATGGAGCAGCTGCTCATCTCGTCACGCCAGGTGATATTGTCATAATCGCTGCTTTTACGTATCTCTCGCCCGAGGCGCTCTCGATTCACAAGCCAAATCTTGTCTTTGTTAATGAGCAGAATGAAATACAAGAGCTTCGAGATGAAGTACCAGGACCTCAGGAGCCACCTCGTATCTTTCGAGTCTAG
- the smpB gene encoding SsrA-binding protein SmpB: MAQTGTGDSFKVVSDNKKARFNYHLEEFFEAGIVLTGGEIKSIREGKVSLQESYIIPSKGELFLINAHINPYRFDTNSKEEPTRKRKLLMHKREIEKLTGRVEAKGYTIVPVRLYLKKGRAKLEIALAKGKDRGDKRETIKGREAQREAERALKRSKQ; the protein is encoded by the coding sequence GTGGCTCAGACTGGCACGGGAGACTCCTTTAAGGTTGTCTCTGACAATAAAAAAGCACGCTTTAACTATCACCTTGAAGAGTTTTTCGAGGCAGGCATTGTGCTTACTGGCGGCGAAATTAAGTCTATCCGTGAAGGAAAAGTGAGTCTTCAGGAGAGCTATATTATTCCGTCAAAAGGAGAGCTGTTTCTCATTAATGCACACATCAATCCGTATCGCTTCGATACGAATTCTAAAGAAGAGCCGACTCGCAAGAGGAAGCTCTTAATGCACAAGCGAGAGATTGAAAAGCTGACAGGAAGAGTCGAGGCGAAGGGATATACTATAGTGCCTGTTCGACTCTATCTGAAGAAGGGAAGAGCAAAGCTTGAAATAGCCCTCGCAAAGGGGAAAGACCGGGGAGATAAACGAGAGACAATCAAAGGTCGAGAAGCACAGCGCGAGGCTGAGCGAGCTCTGAAGCGCTCGAAGCAATAG